The Streptomyces noursei ATCC 11455 sequence GCACGCCGAGCACCAGGGGACGCCGTTCCTTGAGAACGACATCTGCCGCCCGTGACACGAGGTCACTTCCGTAACCGGCCCGGATCGCAGCGAGCGTCTTGGCGCTGCACGGCAGAATCACCATGCCGTCGGTGCGGAACGAGCCGCTGGAGATGGCGGCCGCTTGGTCCTCGGCGCCGTGGACCGCATCTGCCAGTTTCGCGACCTCCCGCGCCGTCCACGAGGTCTCCAACTCAATGGTCGCCCGTGCCCAGCGACTCATGACCAGGTGTGTCTCCACGTCCGGCTGCCGGCGCAGCTCCTCCAGCAATCGGATGCCCAGAATCGCCCCCGTGGCGCCCGTCATCCCTACGACCAACCGCATGTCATCACCTCTCACTTGAACTTGCCTGAATGCCCCGTATCGCGCCGATTCGAAGAGACGCATTGCCCCCGGCGTGCTCATTCCTCCGCCGCGGCGACCCAGCGCATGCGGCT is a genomic window containing:
- a CDS encoding non-oxidative hydroxyarylic acid decarboxylases subunit B → MRLVVGMTGATGAILGIRLLEELRRQPDVETHLVMSRWARATIELETSWTAREVAKLADAVHGAEDQAAAISSGSFRTDGMVILPCSAKTLAAIRAGYGSDLVSRAADVVLKERRPLVLGVRETPLSAIHLENMLALSRMGVTILPPMPAFYNKPESIDDIVNHLVARVMDQFGLDSQRAVRWEGPSTARGDKRPTLHSQDAAVA